The Nicotiana tomentosiformis chromosome 2, ASM39032v3, whole genome shotgun sequence genome includes the window TTTAGATCTAGGTTTAAACAATTATATTTTCTTAATAAAATAGGGTTAATCTTAGTCAATAATAATATCCACTAGATTATTTAACTAATGTCGTGGCAGAATGTCACGAAATATGTGGTAACATTGATAGATGtataataatgaataacacttaatGGCACAAATATGAAGTGAATAGCAATAAATAGTGTATAATGGTATTTATACAAATAAATATAACAGAGATGACCGAAAAAGAGGATGAACTCATGTAATATTCCTTCTGAAATTGATAAATAATTGATGAGCCTTTGAATATTCGGGTACTCCTTGGATCATGGGAGAAAAGCTAGACAAGGATCTCAAAAAAGGTGTCTTTTGTATGTATGTAATAAAGCAAGAATCTCTAGAGAATGTCAAAGCGTTGTTCTTTTACAAATGAGTGTATCTCCCATATAACTCGGtttctttctatttataaggggATATGTGCCATTAAACTCTAATAGTACAGATCCCGAGAATATTCACTGGAATATTTTCTTTAAAGTCTTATCCTAAAACTAGCCGTTTTTGCTCCCTTTAAGGAGAGTGCTCGTCCTCGACCTCAATCTCTGTTGACTCCTCTACCTAGTCCTTTATCTCTTGTCAGATCACTTTGACCTTGAATCTGTCTTTTGTTGAAATCATACTGATAACACGTGGCAGCCCTCGAAGGCTCTTTTAGTGCTGACGCGGTCTAAATATAACTAGGATAATTTTTGGCTTATACAAGTTTGAAAGACCTACAATCTTTTAGAATCAATACAACCTAACCAAATATGAGTCATAATGGAAGAAAAAGATCAATATAGGTGATATAAGTTAGTTGTGGTTAAGTTATAGTCATGCCATTGCTATTACTTTAAATCACTTGTATCCTAGGAGTCTTTTAGTCATTAGAGATTTATATTTGAGTAAAAATGTAAATAAATTTATGGCGTTATAAAAACTAAATGTTTAATATTGATCTGATATGCGCGTAAATAGAGAGACATAAACGATAATGATTTATGTAATTGTTCCCAACTTGATTAGGACTGAGGTATAGTTGTTGTAATATTACGTACCTAGTTAACAATGTGTCTTTCTCAACACTACTAAATCTTGGAGATCTAGATATAGTTACCACCAGAGACCAGATAATCTTCTATTATCCCTTTAATGGTGAGCTCTTGGCTGGAGGCAACTTTATAATGTTGTAACATAATGTCTGATCTACCTACAGCAACTGTAGGATTTATCACAATGAAGTAAGTGAGGTTCTCCACCGCTCACAATGAAGAGAATAAAGGTGCTAAAAAGGTCAAGAGTTTTTATTatgggtgggcataataccggccGAATCGAAAAAACCGGTCGAACTATGAATTTTggtttttcggtttcggtttaatcGGTTATTCAGTCAGTTTACGGTTTTTAAATTATTAGATTTCGATTTTTCAGTGCGGTTTACGGTTTTGGTGTTTCGATTTTCGGTTAAaccaaaaaatcaaaattttgggTATGCTCAAAAGTTTTGTAAAATGTAAACTACTAAACTTAATGTTCTGAAGCCCACCCCATCTGAAATTCTGAAGGCCCAATACCAGCCCACCCAATTTACCCAAACTCTAAGTCTAATTAGCCTACACTACATACTTTCGCTTTCCATTTCACATTTTCCCTTCCTTACTAATTAGAAATTAGGGTTCGTCACTTCCTCCTCTTTCACTCCAAGTCTATGCGACTGTTGTTGTGCTGCCGAGTGCCGACACTCATCCTTCTTCCTCAGCTCGTCATTTTCGCCGAGTCGCTCATCCTTCTTCCTCAGGTTAGTTGTTACCTTCTTCTTATGAGTTTTTCTTCTCCATTTTTGTGtccttttaaatttgttaatGGCGAGCAAAGTATACTATAGcttattttttcggtttattttacTGCTTTTATTTATTGCGACACCACTTTCTAGTTCTAGATttggaaaaggaaaaagaaattaGTCCATTTTGATCTACTAGTAATAAAGTTATTGACCTCTTAACTTTTTTCAACTAGGAGTAGTCAAAATTTAAAACGTCAAATTGACTGCTTATAGCATTGCTTTGTTATTGGGTGGGGTGGTTAGGATAGGAGACATCTGTTACAGCTTTCAATTCTTAGAATAATTAGTCTCTGTAACTTTCtaatttttatatgaaaattggAATGGAATCAGTGGACATTGCCCCCAGTGAaataaaaataatcaaaaaattaAACCGCAAAAAACCGAACCGAACTTTGAAAAAACCGCACTGAACCGTAAAtactttgatttgatttggttattaaaattacaaaatcgAAAACCGACAAACCAAACCGGACTTTCATAATAACCGACCGAACCGACCAACGCCCACCCCTAGTTTTTATAATTACTTTTGCATGCACTCATGTAACTTTCTGAAGAGTTGTCATCCCTTTTTTGGCCTGTCTTGTTTTCTTCCCTCACAATTGTAATCGCACGTGTCAGTAACTGCAGAGGAGAAGAAACAACGGACAAAAATTATTTTAAGTTATTGAACTCTAacttaattttttatatatatttaatggaTTTCTAAAAATAAATATCGAGTTTAGACCAAAATTATTGGTTCAATCAAACTCGTAACTTACATTCTAGCTTCTATCTTGAGTAATGGGTCATCTTGCCTAAGATTTCCACGCTATAAAAGGAATGGCCGAATATGCATGTCTATAATTTATTCACCAATAGAGAACCAAAAAAAAGGCATGATTATATAGTACTTTAGATTTTGATATTAATACAATATACGAAGTAGGAGTTAATTACTGGAAAACCTCCACTACAACTTTTTTTTAAAGCCTCCACTAACACAAAGTCGATAATCCTAAAGTAAGATGAAGTAATGAATCCAAATATAATAAAGCACTAATCAAGATGGTTTGTGATGGAGGCAAACGGTCAAGCTGAAAGTGAACACTTCATTTATCATAAaacacatataatatatataatcagtatatatttttttgtatactTACACTTATCGCCCGTAATTATTTTGGGCCGGCCAGGCCAAAAAATAAAAAGTCCTAATTTATTTTTATGGCATTTCAGAATGGCTAaggaatatataaaaattaaagtgATCTTAAATACATCTCCAACTCTACCCTCACCACCCAggcaattctttttttttttttgagatggtAACATATTGTATATTATAATAAAATCATTACACATGTTGTACTAAAACTATATTTACAAGTGAGTAGACAAAAAAAATTGGTCCTCGGGCTTAACAAGATTCTAGGACATCTAGGATTGAAATAGTATTTTCTGTGTAAATCTGTTTACACAAAAAGCAAAAAAGTAAAATACAGTTAAGCTTGATCTTCTACACAGAGTTTTTACTATCCTCAAAACATCTGGAATTCCTTTCTTTCCAGATTGTCCACCAAATACATGCTGGGACAGTTCTCCATCTATCTCTGTCTCTTGCTCCAGTTCCAGCTTCATCCCAACTAAAAAGAACTTCAGTAATCTTATTAGGCATTGTCTAAGCTATGCCTCTGAAATTAATAAAGATCTTTCATAACTAGTCAGTTATCCCGCAATGTAAAAATAGATGGCTAATTATCTCAACGTCTTCTCCACATAAGTGTTATCTTGAGCACAATGGGATCCCTCTCTTTATAAGATTGTCTTGTGTCAGCACAGCCTCCTTTGCTAGTAACCAAGAAAAATATGATACCTTATAGGGAAATTTAATTTTTCATATATGCTTCCAATGCCAGTTGTTAATTTGCAGGTTAGCTTGATTCAGGATCTTGTATGTTGCATTTACCTTATAAATGACACTGTTATGTCCCCGCCACCTTATTGTGTCCATCCCACTCTGTAAACCTATGAATCTTTCCAGATGTTTGTAGAAGTTAGTCATTCTAGCCACCTTCCAATCATTCAAACTTCTTCTAAGAATAAGTGCCCATCCTTGGGGGAGGGGGGGGCACGTTTCAGCTACTGTGTTATGTTGATGTTGTACCAGAACATACATATCATGGAAGAGGTCCTTTAAACATCCATCTCCCAATCAGTTATCTTTCCAGAAGGAGGTTTTATTGCCATCTTGCACTTTAGTGGATGAGTGGTTCTTTAGAATAAGCCAAAGTGACATGATGGATCTCCATAAGCTAACTCCATATATTGTATTTACTTCCTTTGTTATCCATTTGTCTTCCTCATCATATTTGGCTTTGATCACATTACCCCATAAGGTTTGGGGTTCTTGAGAATACCTCCATAACCGTTTTATCTTTGAGAGCCTTGCTATGATTCTTCAAATTCCTGATGCCTAGTCCACCATGAGCTTTGCCAACTATAAAGAGATTTCCACTTGAATAAGTTAAAACCCTTTTTTTCTTTGTTCCCTTGCCACAAAAAGGTTCTTCTTAGTGTGTCCAATATCTGTATGACTCCTGCAGGAATAGAAAAGAGTGACATCATATATGTTGGAAGTGCATCTAAAACTGAGTTGATGAGGGTGAGTCTTCATCCCATTGATAGGTACTGGGGTTTCCATCTGGACAACTTCTTCTTACACTTTTCAATAGCATTGTTCCATATCTCTTTGGATTTAGATTTGGCACCCAAAGGCATGCCAAGATAGACAGTATGTAGGGTTTCTACTTCACCTTCCAAGATTAGTGCCAATTATTCCATATCAGGTACTTCATTTATTGGGTAAAGATGGTTCTTTTTCCAGTTAACATGAAGTCCTGAGAAACCTTCAAAAAATACTAGAATAACTCTTAGAAATCTTAGCTGCTCCTTTTCTGCATCGCAGAAGATTAATTTGTCATCAGCATATTGGAGGTGTGTGATCTCCAGACTATTATTTTCACTTCTTGCTGCCTCTCCACCAATTGTTTTTTTGTTGTTTTAACCATATTATTCAGACCTTCCATGACTATTATGAAAAGAAAGGGAGATAAAGGATCACCCTGCCTTAAACCTCTATGGGTAGGAAAAAATCCCTTAGGAGATCCATTTATGAGGATTGGAAATCTGACAGTGGAGATACAATATTTCACCCAGTTGATCCATTTCACCCCAAACCCCATTAGGCATAGCATATTTAGCAAGAAATTCCAGTTTACATGATCATATGCTTTTTCGATGTCTAGTTTACAAAGAATTTCTGGCTTCTTCTGCTTGGTTCTTGAATCCACAGCCTCATTGGCAATCAAAACAACATCCATTATTTGCCTTCCTTTGATAAAAAGTCATCTGTTGTAGATCCTCCAATTTCTCCATCACTCCTTTAAGCCTCTTTGTCAAAACTTTTGAAATTAGCTTATATATATGGCCTATCAAGCTTTTAGGCTTGAAATCTCTCAATTTCTTTGCACTTACCTTCTTGGGGATCAGGACTATATATGATGCATTAAAACTTTTTTCAAAGATTTCGTGGGAGTAAAAATTATGGAAAACCTCCATAATGTCCTGCTTCAATACATCCCAACACTTGATAAAAAACCCATTATATAACCATCAGGTCCAGGAGCCTTGTCCACTGCACACATCTTCAGACACCCCCAACATCTTTTGTTCATCAAAGCTTCTTTGTAagaacttcttttcttcttcaaatATTTTAGGGCAGATTTCATAGTTGCACACAGGTCTCCACTCTTCATTCTTTGTACATAACTCTTTGTAAAAGTCAATGATCTCAGTCTTGATTCTTTATGGCTCTACAATTATTTCTTCCTGGATCACTAACTGATCAATATTATGACTTCTCTTATGTGCATTAGTAATTTTATGGAAGAAACTTGTATTCATGTCCCCCTCCTTAAGCCAAAGAGCTATGGATCTTTTCCTCCAtgcaatttcttcatttttcaggTGTTCCTCACATTCCTTGAAAAGAGAGGTCTTCTTCACTGATTCCTCTTCTGTTAGAGCTCTAGTTTGCAGAGTAGAGTCCAACACTGCAATTGATTAAGTAGGTTGATCTTTTGCAATCCCATATTCCCATGGCTGCTTCTACTCCATTACTTCAGCTTTCATTTTACAAGCTAAGATAAAATCTGGCCTCCCTGAAAATTCAAAAGATGTCTAACATTCTTTGATTCTATCTATGAAGCCTTTTGTGTTCAACTACCAGTTAGCAAATTTAAAGAATGATTTGGTGTGCTCCCAAGAACCACATTGTAAAGACACAGGAACATGGTCTGAGATTAGTCTTTGGAGGAGGTATTGTTTGACGTTCCTAAAACTGTCATCACATTCTTCAGAGATCAGGATTCTATCAATTATGGAGGAGATTATTTGGTTTTCCCCTTTGAACCAGGTGTAGACACCTCCTTCTAGTGATAGATCAATTATATTCATATCATTTATAAAATCTGAAAATTCCACCATAGATCTAGATCTCCTATTGCAGTTCCTTTTCTCAGAAGGAAATCTAGTAACGTTAAAATCTCCACAAACAGCCCATGGACCCTCCATCAAACCCTTCACAACTCATATCTCCCACCAAACTTTCCTCCTCTCAATATTGCAGTTTGGGGCATACACCCATGTTATGTGACATTCAAAGTTCTGCCAGAGTGCCTCAAATTTGCATGTGAGTGTATAGCTCCAATTTGAACGACATCCGCTTTCCAGATTCTAAAATCCCATAACATCATAATATCCCCTCTAGTACCACTAGACTCCAGACAAGAAAACCTCACCCATCGCCCTCCCCAAATCTGCTTAACAAGCTCTTGTATTTTCCCCTCAAGTTTAGTCTCCTGAAAACAGATAATATCTGTGTTCTAGAGTTGAACTAAACTCTTTACTATCCTTCTTTTAGCCAAATTATTAAATCCTCTCACATTCCATGAAACTAGTTTGAGCTTCATTGATCAACTAGTGTCGGGATTTTTCCCCTAAATCTTTTCCCGTTGCTCTGGAATTTAACATCAAAGGAGACCAAACATTTTAGCTCGTGTGCCCCTTTGAATCTGATTTTATTGATGTCCAGTTCTGGCACCATCCTTCTAGCCTGTCTACAGCAATCTATCTGCAGAAGTAATTCCAAAGCTTCTTCTTCATGTCCCTGAAAATCTACCCCAAATATTTTTGCTCAGTTTGAGCAAATCCTGATGAACCCATAAGGTCATATCCAATTCTTTCTCCAGAAAAGACTCCTGATGTTGAACCAGAATAGGTTCAGCATACACCATTTTCCAATTTTCTCCACTGGAATTGAGGTGTAGTTGATTCGTACACTCAATTTCAGAAATAAGATGAGGTTCCCCAATTACGATTAGTGTCAGAGCATCGTCTGCCTTCATCCCTTGTAACCCTTTCCCTTCTTATTCTCTAGGCTCCTCTAGCATTAACATCTTTGCATGTGGTGAACTCCCCAAGTTTGCAACTACGTCAAAGGACCTCTGTTGGTTTTCCTGTTGGCTTCTTGTTGTGAATGCAAAACAGCTCTCGTCTCTTCTAGAAAAAAGTCAAACCTTATGATCTATGTGGGCTCCAGATATAATTCATTAAAAATGACTTGGGCTGCACAGTCAGGCCCAAGTGTATTTTTAATAGTTGGCCCATTGCTGGGCTAAGTGGATTGGCCCAAAAATAATGTTACTTCTCCCAAATCATCCTCCTACATTGCACGTGCCTTTCCCTTACTTTTGTCAATAAACTCAGTACACCCCACGTGGTCCTTATCCGTCCCATCTACAGTTAAAAGGCTATCCTGTACCCCTTCTACCTCGTAGGTTATTTTTGTCTGGCGGCCCTTCAGAGGCTTCGATCCTATGTCATCTCTGGTAATCTCCCTGGAAATCTTCGGCCCTATTCAAAGCGGGTGTTCCTTTCAGCCCCTATCTGTATGAAGAATTTGACCCCCTCTCTCTCAATGACTACCTCATTTGGTATATTCTGACCATCTCCTGCTACTTGAAGTTTTGCTCACTTGAGATGGTTTTTGAGTTCTATCTCTTCTTCTGTAGCTTTCCACCCACCATAAAGATCTCCTATTTCTTTGAATATCTTATGTGACCACAAATGTAGGGGAACTCCCATGGCTTTGATCCAGGTAGTTTTGACAGATATGGAGTTAGAAAGACAATCGGTGATGGGGTTCCACCATTCGagataaagcttgaatttcttcCACCTCCATTCTCCTTGGAGAATCTGCTCAACCATGTTTCTGTTAGGGAAATGAAACAGAAAACGATTCCCAGTCATCTCATACATGTTCATTCCAAATGCTGTTTTTTACGTTATACAGGCCCATCTTCGAATGTTTGATAGTGTACGTCTCTAAGTTGTTTCCTTCCAAAGTACCCAATGATACATCTTGTCAAAAGTCCGTTATCCTTCATCCCATTTGGCTCCAAGATCGTGATACCTCCTTTATTAGTGCTGACTACTGCTTCATGAAGGTTGTTTGATTGCCATTTACTCTCTTGTACTGCTTTGGCATAAATGTAGATTGCTTCAGAAAGTCTGGGTGGCCTTGTGAAATTAAGTTGGGAGGAGCATTTAATAAACCTTTTTATCTTAAATGCAATGTCTCCCCATCCTGCATTCAAAGCAAGTTCAGGGATTATAATAACCTCACGATTGCCTCTTTTCAGTGACAATATACTTGTATATCTCTTATGGTCATTGTACTTCCTAGTACAAAAATATTCGGTTCGCCTGTCCTTATTCTTCCATCTCCGTACCACATTCTTCTGGTCATTAGAGGCTTCTTTGAGTACATTACAGACTCATTCCATAGTCTTTTTGCTTAACGTGGAGCGTCTCATCATATTGCGACTTCTCTCCACCCAATCGAACCATGTACCATTGTTGGAGGTCCATCTCGTGATATCAAAAGATTTAAAACCAGTGTTAAATAAATTTTGTTTTCCCCATAAGAAATAACTTGTGTTTAAGAGAATATTAAAGAAAAGGTTAGTATATCAGTAATCACAGTGGGTGAAAACAGGGTGTAGGAAGGAAAGATGAATTTTCCGGTACTAAACGATGTCGGAATAGGTTGTTCTGCAGTCCTAGGAAGTAGGAGAGAGAAGAGTCTCGAAGAAAGTGCCTAAGAGCATTTTTTTTAAACCTTAACCCACCACCCAGGCAATTCTTGACATATATAGCAGTAATTGagtcaaattttgtgaagaaaatAGAAAACCACTGAAATTTCTCGTTGTGTACAACCCAACTAGGAGTTAAACTCTTTAATAGACCCCTCTGGAATTGGAATAGGTCACAATATTTACTATTTCCATGGCATGT containing:
- the LOC138905744 gene encoding uncharacterized protein: MEGPWAVCGDFNVTRFPSEKRNCNRRSRSMVEFSDFINDMNIIDLSLEGGVYTWFKGENQIISSIIDRILISEECDDSFRNVKQYLLQRLISDHVPVSLQCVLDSTLQTRALTEEESVKKTSLFKECEEHLKNEEIAWRKRSIALWLKEGDMNTSFFHKITNAHKRSHNIDQLVIQEEIIVEP